A region of Bicyclus anynana chromosome 15, ilBicAnyn1.1, whole genome shotgun sequence DNA encodes the following proteins:
- the LOC112051661 gene encoding E3 ubiquitin-protein ligase RNF146 codes for MERDNRDQDCAICLQKYHHPAELPCGHVFCFLCVKGIARTSKKCAICRTNIPADYFDHPVLLDNPDTDEILEPENEKYHWYYEGRNGWWKYDERSNVDLESAFNSNEAQCLLLLAGTLYVVDLQNNIQIRRNDPTKRRRIKRDLTTLPSKGIAGIKILDTTQTDDTENNSDVNINNTENAEHGNEENVSDINTNNTVNAEHANEQNTSDVNINNTENAEHGNGVILLANVSITSGQGVSTTGQTVNDLADRLSNINLQIEDTTNYEEPVLQDRDNV; via the exons ATGGAGAGAGATAACCGAG atcAAGACTGTGcaatttgtttacaaaaatatcaCCATCCTGCAGAATTGCCATGTGGCCATGTCTTCTGTTTTCTTTGTGTAAAG GGCATTGCTAGGACAAGCAAAAAGTGTGCTATATGTCGCACAAACATACCAGCAGACTACTTTGATCATCCAGTTTTATTAGATAACCCAGACACAGATGAAATTTTAGAACCTGAAAATGAAAAGTACCACTGGTACTATGAGGGAAGAAatg gttgGTGGAAATATGATGAACGCAGTAATGTTGATTTAGAATCTGCATTCAACTCTAATGAAGCACAGTGCTTACTACTCCTGGCAGGCACTTTGtatgtggtggatttacaaaataacattCAAATCCGACGAAATGATCCCACTAAACGTCGCCGAATTAAAAGGGATTTAACCACTCTGCCATCTAAAG GTATTGCTGGTATAAAAATTCTTGATACCACTCAAACAGACGACACAGAAAATAACAGtgatgtaaatataaataacacagaAAATGCAGAGCATGGAAATGAAGAAAATGTCAGTGATATAAATACAAACAACACAGTAAATGCAGAACATGCAAATGAACAAAATACTAGtgatgtaaatataaataacacagaAAATGCAGAGCATGGAAATGGTGTTATATTATTAGCAAATGTGAGCATCACAAGTGGCCAGGGTGTTAGTACAACTGGCCAAACTGTTAATGATCTGGCTGATAGACTGAG tAACATTAACTTGCAAATAGAAGATACAACAAATTATGAAGAACCTGTCTTACAAGATAGAGACaatgtatga